In the genome of Gloeotrichia echinulata CP02, one region contains:
- a CDS encoding glycosyltransferase family 4 protein, translating into MEGNKKKCVPTSASILTLGIGWFPKNPGGLERYIYELTHKLAANQDQVELCGVGLPEAEENSPIKLTNLASPDSAIWQRMWSIRNKFKNTRAGKPDAINLHFALYSLPILDLLPKDVPITFNFHGPWASESQQETVNNKLSFLLKQRLIEQSTYNRCDRFIVLSKAFGNVLHQKYQVPWSKINIIPGGVDINRFPANLSPQEARTKLGWPNNRHILFTSRRLVNRVGVDKLLQALAIIKPRIPDVWLAIAGRGHLQATLQQQAKELGLDDNVKFLGFLPDEQLPLAYQAAELTIMPSQSFEGFGLAILESLACGTPVLCTPVGGMPEILTPFSPDLITTSPEASAIAEKLEQALLRQILIPSRQTCRQYATTNFDWHKIAQQVRDVLLA; encoded by the coding sequence GTGGAAGGTAATAAAAAAAAATGTGTTCCAACATCCGCATCTATTCTCACACTAGGAATCGGCTGGTTTCCCAAAAATCCAGGAGGACTGGAACGGTATATTTATGAACTAACTCATAAATTAGCAGCGAATCAAGACCAGGTAGAATTATGTGGAGTTGGCTTACCAGAAGCTGAAGAAAATTCGCCCATAAAACTGACTAATTTAGCTTCTCCAGATAGCGCAATTTGGCAACGGATGTGGTCAATTCGTAATAAATTCAAAAACACAAGAGCAGGTAAACCAGACGCAATTAATCTGCATTTTGCATTATACAGCTTGCCAATTTTGGATCTTCTGCCCAAGGATGTACCAATTACCTTTAACTTTCATGGACCTTGGGCTTCTGAAAGTCAGCAGGAGACGGTTAATAATAAACTGAGTTTTTTGCTCAAGCAAAGGCTGATAGAACAAAGCACTTATAACCGCTGCGATCGCTTTATTGTTCTCAGCAAAGCATTTGGCAATGTTTTGCATCAAAAATATCAAGTTCCTTGGAGCAAAATTAACATTATACCCGGTGGAGTTGATATTAATCGATTTCCAGCTAACTTATCACCGCAAGAGGCGCGGACAAAGTTAGGCTGGCCTAATAATCGTCATATCTTATTTACATCTCGCCGCTTAGTGAATCGAGTCGGAGTTGACAAATTATTGCAGGCTTTAGCAATAATTAAGCCGAGAATTCCTGATGTTTGGTTAGCAATTGCCGGTCGTGGTCATTTACAAGCTACACTACAACAGCAGGCTAAAGAATTAGGACTAGATGACAACGTTAAATTTTTAGGTTTTCTACCAGATGAACAGTTACCATTGGCTTACCAAGCTGCTGAATTGACAATCATGCCCAGTCAATCTTTTGAAGGGTTTGGATTAGCAATTTTAGAATCTCTCGCCTGTGGTACTCCCGTTTTGTGTACTCCTGTAGGTGGAATGCCAGAAATTTTAACACCATTCTCACCAGATTTAATTACTACCTCACCTGAAGCTTCAGCTATTGCGGAAAAATTAGAACAAGCGCTGTTAAGACAGATACTTATACCTTCACGACAAACCTGTCGCCAGTACGCTACGACAAATTTTGACTGGCATAAAATAGCCCAGCAAGTGCGCGATGTTCTCTTAGCCTAA